A stretch of DNA from Thermanaerosceptrum fracticalcis:
GCCCAGTTTTACAGGTTTAACATTACCTTGAGCATCCTTCTCATATCTTATCCCGGTTAATTTAGCAATGTCCTCTTGATTCAGAACTGAGCCTGATAAATCAATAGTTACTTTTACGGGTTCCTGGAAGTTTTTAATTACATCAGTATTAACAGTGCCATCATTGCTGGTGCGTATTATTTGGGCAGTTAAATCTACTATCTTAGCTCCAATATCAAACAACCCGGTACTTTCACCTACAGAAGCCTTTGAAAGTATTTCTTGTTTTTCTGCTCCACTTACTTCTCTTGCTCCGATTTCTAAAGCAGCATTTTTATCTTCTAGAACTTTCATTAACTCTTCTGTAATTAAGGATTGGGGAGCAAATTCTACTTGAAGACCCTTGCTTTCTATAGTTAGTGGTTTGTTATCGTTGGCTAATCCAACAATTGTATGGGGAGAAAGCTTACCCTTTCCATCAGTTTTTTCTGCTAGGTTAAGTCTGGCTTGTCCTGTTTGCTGAATGGTATCAGACAATTTCTTATCATCAAGAATATTAGGGTTTTCTTTAGTATTAGAAGAAACACCGGATATTTCAGTAGGGCTTGTGCTGTACCACCAGACAACCAGGTCATTATTGGCAACCGGGTAATCTTTGGCAGGCACCCCGGGTACAACACCGTTAACCTTATACATCCACCCGTTCATGCCCTGGGGTCCCTGGCCTGCAATTGTGTCAATATAGCTCGGGTTAGCATCATTATAACTAAGTCCTGTTTTATCCAAAGCTCCTAAAGCAGTAACACCCCATCTATCACTCTCCCTCAATGTTACAGTACTTGGACCAAACAAAGTTTCTCCGCTTCTGCCAATAACTTTTATAGTAACTCTGATGCCTTGTTGGTCATTATTGCCGCCATTGTTTCCTCCGCCGGCAACACTTACATCAGCAGTACCGCTAACGCCTTGATAAGTTGCAGTAATAACTGTATTTCCTGCCGCCACCCCTGTAACCAGACCTCTGTTATTTACCGTTGCTATACTGCTGTTATTTACAGACCAGTCTGCTGCTGCACTTACATCCTCATTGGTACCATTCAATTTATAAATTTGGGCCGTATATTGTTGACTGCCGCCTGCAACTATATTTGCACTGGCTGGCGTCACTCTTAAACTTAGTACAGCGTCAGGCGAAATATTTCCTCCTAACACACGGTAAGCATCCAAAGCCCAGGTGTTGTCCATCAGGTTCTTGGAGGTACCAAACGTCCCATCCTCATTGAGAGCACTATCCCGCATGTAATCTACGGCACTCTTGCCGCCGACTGTCCAGACCGCAGGGTCCATACCCAGGCAGTTTAAGGTAAGTATTGTTTCTGCCGTGTCTACAAGCGGATCATCAAATCCTCCAGCGTCTTGAAAGCTTCCATCGTCTTTTTGCAGAGCCCTCAGCCAGGCAATTCCCTTATCGATAGCCGTTTGCACGGCATCAGCCTGCCCTCCCGCAAGGGGCTTCAGGTATTCTAACGCCCGCACCGCCTGGGCTGTCGCCTGAAAATCGTTCCAAGTGGAAGTCCAGGCCCCTGTACCGCCGTCCTGACAGCTTAAGATATAAGTAATGACAGCTGCTGCATCTATTTCGGCCATGTCCCCGGCTCTGCCCAATGATTCAAAGGCGGGCAAGTCGCTGAAGGCATTGTTGTCAAAAGAGCCGTTCCCGCCTGCCGTCTGCCTGTTCTTTAAGATGTTCAGCAACTGGGTCGCTCTTGCATCTCCGAAAGCTTTTGCCGCCAGATATTCATGCGCTACTCTTTTGGCCGAAGACTGATTTTCTTTCCCTTCGTTTGCAATAGTCGCATCAATTAAACTCAAGACACTGTCTTTGAAACTTGTGCCGTTATATACCCATGTTCCTACATCCGCCCCCGCCTGGGTCAGGATATAGGCATCATAGGCACCAAAGTTCCCCCAGCCGCCGTCAACTGCCTGTCCACCTTGGTGTAAATTGTAGTTGTTTCTTGCTGCCTTTAATGCTAAGTTATCATATACCTCTGCGGCCACAGCTTTGCCATTATCGAGTCCACTAAAAAGTAATGGCCATGCAGGCAATAACAAGGTTGCTATAAAGAATATCAGTAATAACTTAGATACCAGGTATCTGTGTGTTTTCTTTGTAAAAATATTCATTTTATTCCTCCTCCTGCTATGTATCTATTTTCTCTTGCTATCAATACATCTTTTGCTAACTTTTCTCACCTCCAATAATAAATCCCTCAGCTAAATAAGCTAAAACCCAGGGCACCAAATGGATAAAAGTAAACATCATGCCTGACAAAGAAAGCTTAAAAAATTAAAAGTCTCTTAGTATGTTACTAAGAGACTTTCCCCATCTTAAAGCCGCTAGCAGCTAGAACGAATTTAATCCCCTTCGTCTAGTTCATACATTTAAGGCAGGTCTCCTGGCTCGCGGGTCAACCTCTTCCCGCCTTCCCATCCGCACTCAACTTGTGATTAAAACTTAATTTATAATTCCATACTCTTTTTTTAGTATGTTCAAATAAATTTTATGCTTTCACATTAACCACTAAGTTGAGTGCTGGACAGTGGCATACTGGGATTTGTCACCGCTTACAGTGGTGGGTCCGCACCGGAATTTCACCGGTTTCCCTATTCTCCCCTTGACGGGGCACCTTAAATGGGAATTATTTACTTCTAGAAATATGTTAATCCTTAGTTTGTTTTTTTGTCAAGTTTTTTTCATAGGTTTTGTTCATAGGTTTTATTTATTATCCCAAAGATATCCGCTTGTCCTTCCCGATGGGAGCAGGCTTAGTAAAAGAACAGATGCTTAAAAACCTGTAATACTTGGATATTGATTTTCCTAACACTCCTACGGAGTTTAAAGAAAGTATGCACTTGATAAGGCGAAGAGTTATTGCACATCACATTGCAATGTGCAACAGACCTATTGAGTTAATAACTTATTGTTATATAACTAGAGTAGACAATGATATAATTTCATAACAATTTTGATAGGTAAATGAATATCCATAAAGAAGTTTAAATTATCCAAGAATGCAAAGGAGGTAGTTTATGAACAAAAAGATTCTCATTATGCTTACGGGGGGTGTTGTAGGTTTATTGGGTGTACTTCTGGTGGTATTCGGAAATCCAGCTAACATGGGCTATTGTATAGCTTGTTTTATACGGGATATAACTGGCGCCTTGGGATTACACCGTGCTGAACCCGTCCAATACCTAAGACCTGAGATTATTGGCTTAGTTATTGGGGCATTTGCTACTGCTCTATACACTGGAGAATTTAAATCTGTTGGTGGGTCTAATACATTCACCCGATTTACTCTAAGTTTTTTTGGAATGTTTGGTATGTTAGTGTTCCTAGGTTGTCCTGTACGGGTTGTGTTACGCCTATCAGGAGGAGACTTAAATGCAATTATGGGATTATTTGGTTTAATTGCTGGCATAGGTTTAGGTACATATTATATTAGCCAAGGATATTCCTTAGGTAGAACAGTATCTCAATCAAAAACAAATGGGTATATTTTTCCTTTGTTTATGGTAGCACTTTTGATTTTATTAATAGCTAACCCCCCATTTATATTCTTTAGTAATAAAGGTCCTGGCTCTCAACATGCAGCAATATGGCTGTCTTTATTGGCAGGGCTAATTGTAGGCTGTCTGGCTCAACGCTCCCGTCTATGCATGATTGGGGGAATAAGAGACTTTGTCTTTTTCAGAGACACTTATTTACTCTCTGGATTTATAGCAATGTTAGTAGTAGCAACTTTAGGCAACTTAGTGGTAGGTAAATTCCACCTGGGTTTTGCGAACCAGCCTGTAGCTCACAGTGATGGTTTATGGAATTTCCTTGGAATGACATTGGCAGGTTTCTCTTTTGTCTTACTTGGTGGTTGTCCTCTTCGCCAGTTAATCTCTGCTGCTGAAGGTAATGGCGACTCAGCAATCACTGTTCTTGGCTTAATGGCAGGAGCAGCATTTTCCCATAATTTCTCTCTTGCTGCCAGTCCTGCAGGTGTACCAATTGGTGGAAAAATAGCTGTTATTCTTGGTCTTATCGTAGTTTCACTTATTGGTGGACTAAACATATTAAAATTTAAGAGAATAGGAGGTACTTTAAATGTCACAAGTGGTGGACGCTAGAGGCTTATCCTGCCCTGAACCCCTTGTTTTAACAACGCAAGCAATAAAACAATTTCCTTCTGGTCCAATTAAAGTTATAGTAGATAACGCTTCAGCAAGGGATAATGTATCCCGCATGGCAGAGAATTTAGGATGGAGAGTAGAAATTGAAAAAGCTCAAGAAGAATACGTTCTTGCATTAAGTAAATAATTTTGTGGAAATCACTTTATTGGAGACCCTATTAAGAAGAGGGTTTCCTTTTTTGTTTATCGAGTTTATTGCACATAATTAACAGATTGTTTATTATGGACTCACTTAATACGTTTAATTATAAATTCCTCATGTGTACTAACTTTTTCCTCAATACGATTTAATTGGTCTGTGTGCTGCTGCCAGCTGTTACTGACACTTCATAATGTCCTGTAACTGCCAGTATATGGTGTCCAGTTTATGACGGACAATTTGGCCAGTGGCCGAGAAGGTGAGACGACTTTATCGCCACCTTCCCGGATGCCGTTATATTTCCACCTTGTACGAATTCCCGATCCGCAAATTGAAGCGGGCTCCCGGCATAATCACATACCACTGATGATCGTACTCTATGCGGCAAGGAATACTAGTTGAACCGATTAACAAATCAAAAACTTCTCCACAATGGAGTTCGTAACAGTAGTCTCCCGTATCCACCATCCAGCGGTCTTGTTCGTGGTCGTATGTCATCTTGCACCATTGCTGCTTCATGACAATTCTCCCTGGATAACCAACTTAACCATATGGTCATCGATGATCCGGCGGCCATTCTGTGCCCCATATAGCAAGCAGTGAGTACAGACCTTGTTCACTAGCCTAGGGACACCACTAGAGAACCGAAATATCTCATCCAAAGCACCATCAGAAAATATATCATGGTCGGCACCAGCGTAAGCAAGATGTCGTTTCACATAATCCCCTACCTGGGCGCGGTCCAAGTGGGGCAGTTTACACTGGAGATCAATGCGTTGCCGGATAGCGGCATAGGCCTGAAGCTTAAACTTCTCCCAAAGTTCAGTCTGACCGACGAGGATAAGAGCCATGGGACTTTGCGCATCCATCTTGAAATTGAGAAGGAATCTGACCTCCTCCAGCATCTCCCGGTCCAGAAGATGTGCTTCATCTACGATGACAACAGGCTGAAGATGCTGGATACCCCGCATAAGCTCGATTTCTCTATGCAGTTGACGCTTGGCATCACCACGATAAAATTTGGATTCACAGCCTAGCTGCTCCAAGAGACCCTTGTAGAAATGTCTGGGTGTCAGCTTGGAATCCGCCAGGTACAGCACCATGAATTTAGCAGGGTCTAAGGAATCCCTGAATCGACGGATAGTAGTAGTCTTGCCAGTCCCGCAGTCACCGGTAACAACGGCGAACAACTGACGCTGGGCAGCATATTCCAGGCGACCTAACGTCTCTTCCAGCATGAGTGACTGATACAACTCGTTTGTTGGGATATCCCGTGAAAACGGAGTTTGAGATAGCCCGTAGAAAGGTTCAAACATCTTAGTTCCCTGCCTTTCTTACGGTTCTGTAGGAAATGGCAGGAGCCTGTTGTTCTATTCTCTGCTGATTCTTCTCAAGAGCTGCAGCCAGGAGTCTTGAGGATTCGGCTGGTTGTGTCCTTAGATGTTCAGGTAGCTTAGGTCGCTGGCCTACCATTTCTCCGATAACGAGTTCCCGGGCCTTCCAAGGGGTATGCCCCTCATATTCTATGGTCAGTTCAGTAATGTCAGCGGGATCATAGATGACATCTACGGTACACCCGATGAAACTAAGCCCGACCTCATACTTTTTCCCCTGGAAGCTGATACATCCAGCTTTATCAACTTTGCGTTCTTCGCAATGAAGAAAGGCGTTGGCTACTGTTTCCGGGTCCAGGAATTTTAGGGCTTTTTTGTCGCTACGATAGGCACTGGCGGGGCTAGCTTTGCCTTCCAATGCAGAATGGGGCTTGTTTTGATAACACTCCTCTAACCACACCCAGAACAGCTCATTGAGTTTGTCTAATGACTGAGGTTTCTCCAAGGC
This window harbors:
- a CDS encoding DUF5348 domain-containing protein; the protein is MKQQWCKMTYDHEQDRWMVDTGDYCYELHCGEVFDLLIGSTSIPCRIEYDHQWYVIMPGARFNLRIGNSYKVEI
- a CDS encoding stalk domain-containing protein, with protein sequence MNIFTKKTHRYLVSKLLLIFFIATLLLPAWPLLFSGLDNGKAVAAEVYDNLALKAARNNYNLHQGGQAVDGGWGNFGAYDAYILTQAGADVGTWVYNGTSFKDSVLSLIDATIANEGKENQSSAKRVAHEYLAAKAFGDARATQLLNILKNRQTAGGNGSFDNNAFSDLPAFESLGRAGDMAEIDAAAVITYILSCQDGGTGAWTSTWNDFQATAQAVRALEYLKPLAGGQADAVQTAIDKGIAWLRALQKDDGSFQDAGGFDDPLVDTAETILTLNCLGMDPAVWTVGGKSAVDYMRDSALNEDGTFGTSKNLMDNTWALDAYRVLGGNISPDAVLSLRVTPASANIVAGGSQQYTAQIYKLNGTNEDVSAAADWSVNNSSIATVNNRGLVTGVAAGNTVITATYQGVSGTADVSVAGGGNNGGNNDQQGIRVTIKVIGRSGETLFGPSTVTLRESDRWGVTALGALDKTGLSYNDANPSYIDTIAGQGPQGMNGWMYKVNGVVPGVPAKDYPVANNDLVVWWYSTSPTEISGVSSNTKENPNILDDKKLSDTIQQTGQARLNLAEKTDGKGKLSPHTIVGLANDNKPLTIESKGLQVEFAPQSLITEELMKVLEDKNAALEIGAREVSGAEKQEILSKASVGESTGLFDIGAKIVDLTAQIIRTSNDGTVNTDVIKNFQEPVKVTIDLSGSVLNQEDIAKLTGIRYEKDAQGNVKPVKLGGAYDSEKKTFTFYSDKFSLYGVVKAKDLKKISLGVNKLTTTVNGKTIWLDIPPVILGNRTMVPLRFIGENLGAEVEWIAETKTVEMMLDGKKVTLVIGETGPGLDTPATIITGRTLVPIRYVSESLGAYVTWFPSSRMVEIVK
- a CDS encoding sulfurtransferase TusA family protein; the encoded protein is MSQVVDARGLSCPEPLVLTTQAIKQFPSGPIKVIVDNASARDNVSRMAENLGWRVEIEKAQEEYVLALSK
- a CDS encoding ExeA family protein gives rise to the protein MFEPFYGLSQTPFSRDIPTNELYQSLMLEETLGRLEYAAQRQLFAVVTGDCGTGKTTTIRRFRDSLDPAKFMVLYLADSKLTPRHFYKGLLEQLGCESKFYRGDAKRQLHREIELMRGIQHLQPVVIVDEAHLLDREMLEEVRFLLNFKMDAQSPMALILVGQTELWEKFKLQAYAAIRQRIDLQCKLPHLDRAQVGDYVKRHLAYAGADHDIFSDGALDEIFRFSSGVPRLVNKVCTHCLLYGAQNGRRIIDDHMVKLVIQGELS
- the yedE gene encoding YedE family putative selenium transporter, with the protein product MNKKILIMLTGGVVGLLGVLLVVFGNPANMGYCIACFIRDITGALGLHRAEPVQYLRPEIIGLVIGAFATALYTGEFKSVGGSNTFTRFTLSFFGMFGMLVFLGCPVRVVLRLSGGDLNAIMGLFGLIAGIGLGTYYISQGYSLGRTVSQSKTNGYIFPLFMVALLILLIANPPFIFFSNKGPGSQHAAIWLSLLAGLIVGCLAQRSRLCMIGGIRDFVFFRDTYLLSGFIAMLVVATLGNLVVGKFHLGFANQPVAHSDGLWNFLGMTLAGFSFVLLGGCPLRQLISAAEGNGDSAITVLGLMAGAAFSHNFSLAASPAGVPIGGKIAVILGLIVVSLIGGLNILKFKRIGGTLNVTSGGR